In a single window of the Haladaptatus sp. R4 genome:
- a CDS encoding ABC transporter ATP-binding protein, protein MSDDDRPNGRTVALPAKRERPLREGAVARPRRFGNRPRRGRREPRRVRKRHRRLVGESGCGKTTLGKTAIGVQRPTEGKVLYRGQDVWETKESSGWFGGGKSAGEYSSSEIRRSLQMIHQDPDSSLNSNYTVESSLADPLKHWQPEMSEADRRARIYGLLEYVGMAPAEDYANRYPHQLSGGEQQRVALIRSLLMNPDLILADEAISALDVSLRAEMMDLMLELQEQFNTSYLYISHDLANAKHLTQRANGRIGIMYLGELVEVGTPEQIIHDPQHPYTKVLLWATSDLRNRSEGVSDPPIRSLDIPTPTDPPSGCRFHTRCPEAREACTKECPSLTDHDGDGRRTACFRQQGNHEYWNSPPLSGEDLAEVVPRRRANRPRATDFELSTSQSHR, encoded by the coding sequence GTGGACGACGTGAGCCTCGACGTGTACGAAAACGACATCGTCGCCTCGTCGGCGAGTCCGGGTGTGGAAAGACGACGCTCGGGAAGACCGCCATCGGCGTCCAGCGCCCTACCGAGGGAAAAGTGCTCTATCGCGGCCAGGACGTCTGGGAAACGAAGGAATCCAGTGGATGGTTCGGCGGCGGAAAATCAGCGGGGGAGTATTCGTCCAGCGAAATCCGTCGGTCGCTCCAGATGATCCATCAGGACCCGGATAGCTCGCTCAATTCGAACTACACCGTCGAATCGAGCCTCGCCGACCCCCTGAAACACTGGCAACCGGAGATGAGCGAGGCGGACCGACGCGCCCGCATCTACGGCCTGCTCGAATACGTCGGGATGGCCCCGGCGGAGGATTACGCCAACCGCTATCCGCATCAACTCTCGGGCGGTGAACAACAGCGCGTGGCTCTCATCCGGTCGCTGTTGATGAACCCCGACCTCATCCTCGCGGACGAGGCCATCAGCGCGCTCGACGTGAGTCTTCGCGCCGAGATGATGGACCTAATGCTGGAATTACAAGAACAGTTCAACACGTCCTACCTCTACATCTCCCACGACCTCGCCAACGCCAAACACCTCACGCAACGGGCGAACGGCCGGATCGGTATCATGTACCTCGGCGAACTCGTGGAGGTCGGCACGCCCGAGCAGATAATCCACGATCCACAGCACCCGTACACGAAGGTGCTCCTGTGGGCGACTTCTGACCTCAGAAACCGCTCCGAGGGTGTCTCGGACCCGCCGATCCGCTCGCTCGACATCCCCACGCCCACCGATCCGCCGTCCGGGTGCCGGTTCCACACGCGGTGTCCCGAGGCCCGCGAAGCGTGTACGAAGGAGTGTCCGTCGCTGACCGACCACGACGGCGACGGCCGCCGGACGGCGTGTTTCCGACAGCAGGGCAATCACGAGTACTGGAACAGCCCCCCGCTGTCGGGGGAAGACCTCGCGGAAGTGGTCCCGCGACGACGAGCGAATCGGCCGAGGGCGACTGATTTCGAACTTTCTACTTCTCAATCACACCGATAG